One Phaseolus vulgaris cultivar G19833 chromosome 4, P. vulgaris v2.0, whole genome shotgun sequence DNA window includes the following coding sequences:
- the LOC137837626 gene encoding oxalate--CoA ligase-like, giving the protein METPTTLTSVLHHVAAKFPSHRALSVATKFDLTHSRLQQLVESAAQRLLLAGIKPGDVVALTFPNTVEYVIMFLAVIRVRATAAPLNAAYTAEEFEFYLSDSESKLLLTSLEGNDSAQAAASKLKIAHATASITKAENNEAELSLSLSQSDSVDSVESVVNDPDDVALFLHTSGTTSRPKGVPLTQHNLLSSVQNIKSVYRLTESDSTVIVLPLFHVHGLIAGLLSSLVAGAAVALPAAGRFSASTFWKDMVKYSATWYTAVPTIHQIILDRHANNPEPVYPRLRFIRSCSASLAPAILSKLEEAFCAPVLEAYAMTEASHLMASNPLPQDGPHKAGSVGKPVGQEMVILDQTGRVQEAEVNGEVCIRGPNVTKGYKNNVDANTAAFQFGWFHTGDVGYLDSDGYLHLVGRIKELINRGGEKISPIEVDAVLLSHPDIAQAVAFGVADAKYGEEIYCAIIPREGSNVDEAEVLRYSKNNLASFKVPKKVFITDSLPKTATGKILRRFVAEHFVSQI; this is encoded by the exons ATGGAAACCCCAACCACACTCACCTCCGTCCTCCACCACGTCGCCGCCAAGTTTCCCTCCCACCGAGCGCTCTCTGTCGCCACCAAATTTGACCTCACCCACTCCCGCCTCCAACAACTGGTGGAATCCGCCGCCCAACGGTTGCTCCTCGCCGGAATCAAACCCGGCGACGTCGTCGCCCTCACCTTCCCCAACACCGTCGAG TATGTTATCATGTTTCTAGCCGTTATTCGAGTGCGAGCCACAGCCGCGCCGTTGAACGCGGCTTACACAGCCGAAGAGTTCGAGTTTTATTTATCAGACTCCGAATCCAAGCTTCTCCTAACATCCTTAGAAGGAAACGACTCAGCTCAAGCCGCAGCTTCAAAACTCAAAATAGCTCACGCCACGGCTTCGATAACCAAAGCCGAGAATAACGAAGCCGAGCTTAGTCTCTCGCTGAGTCAGTCCGACTCGGTTGATTCGGTTGAGTCAGTGGTTAACGATCCCGATGACGTGGCGCTTTTCCTTCACACCTCCGGCACCACAAGCCGACCCAAGGGAGTGCCGCTCACCCAGCACAACCTGCTCTCTTCCGTACAGAACATTAAATCGGTGTACCGACTCACTGAGTCTGACTCGACGGTAATTGTGCTTCCGCTTTTTCATGTGCACGGTTTGATCGCGGGGTTGCTGAGTTCCCTCGTCGCCGGGGCGGCGGTGGCGCTGCCGGCGGCGGGGAGGTTCTCCGCCTCGACGTTCTGGAAAGACATGGTGAAGTACAGCGCCACGTGGTACACTGCGGTCCCCACTATACACCAGATTATACTGGACCGCCACGCGAACAACCCCGAACCGGTTTACCCGCGGCTCCGGTTCATCCGAAGTTGCAGCGCGTCGCTGGCACCGGCTATTTTGAGTAAACTCGAGGAGGCTTTCTGTGCGCCGGTATTGGAGGCTTATGCGATGACGGAAGCGTCGCATCTCATGGCTTCTAACCCTTTGCCGCAAGACGGGCCTCACAAGGCCGGGTCGGTTGGAAAGCCCGTGGGCCAGGAAATGGTTATTTTGGACCAAACGGGTCGGGTACAAGAGGCTGAAGTTAACGGAGAAGTCTGCATTCGTGGCCCCAATGTTACGAAGGGGTATAAAAATAACGTGGATGCTAATACGGCGGCGTTTCAGTTTGGTTGGTTCCACACCGGTGATGTTGGTTACTTGGATTCTGATGGGTATTTGCACCTCGTTGGTCGCATCAAGGAACTCATCAACCGTGGAg GCGAAAAGATATCACCAATAGAAGTTGATGCTGTTCTGCTTTCACATCCGGACATTGCTCAAGCAGTTGCTTTCGGAGTGGCTGATGCCAAGTATGGTGAAGAG ATATATTGTGCGATCATCCCAAGAGAAGGATCAAACGTTGACGAGGCAGAGGTGCTAAGATATAGCAAGAACAATCTTGCATCCTTCAAAGTTCCCAAAAAGGTCTTCATTACTGATTCTTTGCCCAAGACTGCCACCGGAAAGATTTTGCGTCGTTTTGTGGCAGAACACTTTGTCTCCCAAATTTGA